In Epinephelus lanceolatus isolate andai-2023 chromosome 16, ASM4190304v1, whole genome shotgun sequence, one DNA window encodes the following:
- the LOC117264034 gene encoding replication protein A 32 kDa subunit-like — MWNQACSQSPNEMSSHKVQRMSLQILPCTVSQLLSASQVSRGGFAIGDWELHQVSVVGVIRGMAPFVTYIQYSVDDMTGPPLSVRQWVNTEDCAPMTSASPGTYVKVTGSLHSFNGQRSLLAMKIRCIKDLNEITSHMLEVVQAHMQFFGKAFDVNMNTTAALLPGQPESILPKSLSTIQGQVLHVIRSFSMRDIDISFNDLKKQLDFLSIRDIRTSLTHLINEGHVFCTSDEHHFKSTEH, encoded by the exons ATGTGGAATCAAG CTTGCAGTCAGTCCCCTAATGAGATGTCCAGCCACAAAGTCCAG AGGATGTCTCTTCAGATTTTGCCCTGCACAGTGTCTCAGCTGCTGTCTGCTTCCCAAGTCAGCAGAGGTGGCTTTGCAATCGGTGACTGGGAACTCCACCAG GTGTCTGTTGTGGGCGTCATCAGAGGAATGGCTCCCTTTGTGACATACATCCAGTACTCTGTGGATGACATGACTGGTCCACCATTAAGTGTGCGGCAGTGGGTGAACACAGAG GACTGTGCACCGATGACATCTGCTTCTCCTGGAACGTATGTGAAGGTCACTGGAAGTCTCCACAGTTTCAAT ggtcaaaggtcattgcTGGCAATGAAAATCCGTTGTATCAAGGACCTGAATGAGATCACATCCCACATGTTGGAGGTGGTACAAGCCCATATGCAGTTTTTTGGAAAG GCATTTGACGTGAACATGAACACCACGGCTGCCTTGCTGCCTGGACAACCAGAAAGCATCTTGCCAAAGAGTTTGTCCACCATCCAGGGTCAG GTGTTGCATGTAATCAGAAGTTTCTCCATGCGTGATATTGACATTAGTTTCAACGACCTGAAGAAACAGCTGGACTTCCTCAGTATCAGAGACATCAG AACTTCCTTGACACATCTGATAAATGAAGGCCATGTGTTTTGCACCTCTGATGAGCATCATTTCAAGTCGACGGAACATTAG